The DNA window GAGGTACAAATCGATTCCTTGAGGATCCGGTTCGGCATGGCTACACCCTCGGGGTAACTGCAAAGTGCTTGAGCTGTACAAGGAGCTGCTCGGGTTTCCCCGGAAGCCGAAGGGGGAAGGCGCGCTCGAGGAACTTAAAGAGGGGAATCTCTAAAACCTCCCCGGTGTCTTTGCGGATGAGGCGGATTACCCGGACACCACGACTTTTAAGCTTTTCAATCACCTCCTTTTCCGTTCCCCACGCCTTGGAATTCCGGAAGATGCTCCGCTTTGTGATTTCCTTCTCGAAGACCTCCCCGTCAATCCATCCGGCAAAGATTTTCCGTCCTTCGACTTCCGTAAAAACAGGTTCGCGCATTGCTCATCCCCCTTTATCAACTGTGTGTGACTATTATACCCATGTATTTGCGGAATGTAAACAAAGATGTAGACAAAGAGTGAACAGGCGAGGATTGGGCAGGAATTTCTGCTATAATGGGAGAAAGTGGCAAGAGGCGGGAGGAGCATGAGAGCGGAGTGGCTTCGGGAGCTCCTCAGGAAAAACAAGATGTCCCAGGCAGAGCTTGCCCGGAGGATCGGGGTCTCAAGGGCCCTTGTCTCCTCCTGGATTTCCGGAACAAGGAACATCACCCCTGCAAACCTCAAGGCCATCGCCAAAGTCTTTGGGCTCAGCGAGGGCGAGGTCTTCCGTTTGGCAGGGGTGCTTGAGGAGGCCTTCGAGGTTTCCCCGGAGGTGGTCTTTGTGCCGGTCCTTTCCCCTGAGATTCCCTGCGGGACACCCCGGGAGGCTTTTGATGAGTACATTGTGGGCGTGCATCCGATACTCCGGGAAATGCTCGAGATGAGCGTTGGCAGGGCATACTACCATGGGCTCAAAATCTACTTCCTCCGGGCCGAAGGGGACTCGATGATGGAAGCCGGCATCACTCCAGGGAGCTTCGTCCTCTTTTCCCCGGACTTGGAAGTCCAGTCGGGGGACATTGCCGTTGTGGAGGTGGATGCTGAGGGCTTAACCATCAAGCAGGTCTTCTTCCGGGGTGATACCGTCGTCCTTGAGCCCAAGAATAGCCGCTATGAACCCCGAATCCTTGGAGCCGGAGAGGTCCAGATAAAGGGGAAGGTACTCCTTGTCCTGAACTACTTCAACCACTTGAGGAGGGTGTGAGGGTGAGGATGCAGCTGAGCCCCCAAGGTCTAAAGTTCCCCCGTGACGTGCTCAAGTACTGTGGAAGAAACTCTGGTCGATTTATGTGTGAACCGAAGCAGGTAGCTGACGCGGGAGGTACGCTCTGCTACCCATTCCGATGAGGAGGGGTGCGGGTGGTTGATCCCCGGTACCGGCTGCTTCTTGAAAACCTGCCTGATGGGTTTGCTTACCACGAGCTTCTCGTTG is part of the Candidatus Caldatribacterium sp. genome and encodes:
- a CDS encoding helix-turn-helix domain-containing protein, which translates into the protein MRAEWLRELLRKNKMSQAELARRIGVSRALVSSWISGTRNITPANLKAIAKVFGLSEGEVFRLAGVLEEAFEVSPEVVFVPVLSPEIPCGTPREAFDEYIVGVHPILREMLEMSVGRAYYHGLKIYFLRAEGDSMMEAGITPGSFVLFSPDLEVQSGDIAVVEVDAEGLTIKQVFFRGDTVVLEPKNSRYEPRILGAGEVQIKGKVLLVLNYFNHLRRV